In Pseudomonas fluorescens, the following are encoded in one genomic region:
- a CDS encoding MFS transporter, which yields MSESSYPALSGDLKRQRVSRFILITNISLISFFPLNILLPSFPALAAKFDSSTADIALSISLFTLVFAFSQLITGPLSDKWGRKEVLLGCIVVSTLGSIGCALATDFPSFLAFRAVQAIGCGFFVLGHALVEDLFDEQDRARVRIYYMTLSGSFVALAPLLGSWLQTTFDWQGSFYGFALMALGMLIHAQLILPSKAALPEKTPVSVIRTLKSIAGNQDFIRYWWIAALVFACYFALISVTPLIFMDELKLSEYQYAWVLMVYGVAYFLGGVIATAMQKHISLSVQINIGLGLLGAAGLLLMLIIRYEAMTTITLLIPMVISALAVTLVRPAAISAAMLLFSNSAGTAASAGNSIMFITAAVSSAALAQTGDNLLMTIAVSYIVFSLWGLLTNTRIGR from the coding sequence ATGTCTGAGTCCTCTTACCCAGCTCTAAGTGGCGACCTGAAACGCCAACGAGTCTCCCGCTTTATCCTGATTACCAATATCTCGCTAATCAGTTTTTTCCCACTGAACATCCTCCTGCCTTCTTTTCCTGCCTTGGCCGCGAAGTTCGACAGTTCAACCGCTGACATCGCCCTTTCCATCAGTCTGTTCACGCTGGTTTTTGCGTTTTCTCAATTAATAACCGGCCCGCTTTCAGATAAGTGGGGGCGCAAGGAAGTTCTTCTTGGTTGCATCGTTGTTTCTACTCTCGGCTCGATAGGCTGCGCGCTGGCGACGGACTTCCCAAGCTTCCTGGCGTTTCGTGCAGTCCAAGCCATCGGGTGTGGTTTTTTTGTGCTGGGTCATGCACTGGTGGAGGATTTGTTCGATGAACAAGATAGGGCCCGGGTGCGCATTTATTACATGACGCTGAGCGGCTCCTTTGTTGCACTGGCACCGCTGTTAGGCTCTTGGCTACAAACCACTTTCGATTGGCAGGGTAGTTTTTATGGTTTTGCGCTCATGGCGCTCGGCATGCTGATCCATGCCCAACTGATACTACCTTCCAAGGCAGCCCTCCCAGAAAAAACACCCGTTTCAGTCATCCGTACGCTGAAATCCATCGCTGGAAATCAAGACTTCATCCGCTATTGGTGGATAGCCGCGTTAGTGTTCGCTTGTTATTTCGCGTTGATCAGCGTGACACCGCTGATTTTCATGGATGAGTTGAAACTGTCCGAGTACCAGTACGCGTGGGTACTTATGGTGTATGGGGTCGCCTACTTCCTGGGTGGAGTCATTGCTACCGCCATGCAGAAACATATCTCCCTCTCTGTGCAAATCAACATCGGCCTTGGATTACTGGGTGCCGCCGGCCTGTTGTTGATGTTAATCATCCGCTATGAGGCGATGACAACCATCACCCTGCTCATACCGATGGTGATCAGTGCTCTGGCGGTCACCCTGGTACGGCCTGCCGCCATTTCCGCAGCCATGTTGCTGTTCTCAAACAGCGCAGGGACGGCAGCATCCGCAGGCAACAGCATCATGTTCATTACCGCCGCCGTCAGCAGCGCCGCCCTCGCACAAACCGGGGACAATTTGCTGATGACCATTGCTGTCAGCTACATCGTGTTCAGTCTTTGGGGTTTGCTGACGAACACCAGGATCGGGCGCTGA
- a CDS encoding L-cystine transporter, protein MNLPLILNLLVFLALLLGLAKTRHTTWSLAKKVLLALVLGVAFGVALHTVYGAGNPVLKASIGWFDLVGNGYVQLLQMIVIPLVFASILSAVARLHNASSLGKISFLTIGTLLFTTAIAALIGIGLTNLFGLTAEGLVAGTQEMARLQTIQTDYAGKVADLNVPQLLLSFFPQNPFADLARAKPTSIISVVIFAAFLGVAALQLLKDDADKGQKVINAIDTLQAWVMRLVRLVMKLTPYGVLALMTKVVAGSNLQDIIKLGSFVVVSYIGLGLMFVVHGVLVSAAGINPLRFFRKIWPVLTFAFTSRSSAATIPLSIEAQTSRLGIPQSIASFAASFGATIGQNGCAGLYPAMLAVMVAPTVGINPLDPLWIATLVAIVTLSSAGVAGVGGGATFAALIVLPAMGLPVSLVALLISVEPLIDMGRTALNVSGSMTAGAITSQVMQQTDKELLDADEHSALAQA, encoded by the coding sequence ATGAATCTGCCGCTGATTCTCAATCTTCTGGTGTTCCTCGCACTGCTCCTGGGCCTGGCGAAAACCCGCCACACCACTTGGAGCCTGGCGAAAAAAGTCCTGCTCGCACTGGTGCTGGGCGTGGCGTTCGGCGTGGCCTTGCACACCGTTTACGGTGCCGGCAACCCGGTACTCAAAGCCTCGATCGGCTGGTTCGATCTGGTGGGCAACGGTTACGTGCAATTGCTGCAAATGATCGTGATCCCGCTGGTGTTCGCCTCGATCCTCAGCGCCGTGGCCCGCCTGCACAACGCCTCATCGCTGGGCAAGATCAGCTTCCTGACCATCGGCACGCTGCTGTTCACCACGGCCATCGCGGCCCTGATCGGCATCGGCCTGACCAACCTGTTCGGCCTGACCGCCGAAGGCCTGGTGGCCGGCACCCAGGAAATGGCCCGTCTGCAAACCATCCAGACCGATTACGCCGGCAAGGTCGCCGACCTGAATGTGCCGCAGCTGTTGCTGTCGTTCTTTCCGCAAAACCCGTTCGCCGATCTGGCGCGGGCCAAGCCGACGTCGATCATCAGCGTGGTGATTTTCGCGGCGTTCCTGGGAGTCGCGGCCCTGCAATTGCTCAAGGATGATGCTGACAAAGGTCAGAAAGTGATCAACGCCATCGACACCCTGCAAGCCTGGGTGATGCGCCTGGTGCGCCTGGTGATGAAGCTGACCCCGTACGGCGTGCTGGCGCTGATGACCAAAGTGGTCGCCGGGTCGAACCTGCAAGACATCATCAAGCTCGGCAGTTTCGTGGTGGTGTCCTACATCGGCCTGGGCCTGATGTTCGTGGTTCACGGTGTGCTGGTATCGGCGGCCGGGATCAATCCACTGCGCTTCTTCCGCAAGATCTGGCCGGTGTTGACGTTTGCTTTCACCAGCCGCTCCAGCGCAGCGACGATTCCGTTGAGCATCGAGGCGCAGACCAGTCGCCTGGGCATCCCGCAGTCGATCGCCAGTTTCGCTGCGTCGTTTGGCGCAACCATTGGCCAGAACGGTTGTGCCGGTCTGTACCCGGCGATGCTGGCGGTGATGGTGGCGCCGACTGTGGGCATCAATCCGCTGGACCCATTGTGGATCGCGACGCTGGTGGCGATTGTCACGCTGAGTTCGGCCGGTGTGGCCGGAGTGGGTGGCGGTGCGACGTTTGCCGCGTTGATCGTGCTGCCGGCGATGGGCTTGCCGGTGTCACTGGTGGCGTTGCTGATTTCGGTCGAGCCGCTGATTGATATGGGGCGCACGGCGTTGAATGTCAGTGGGTCGATGACGGCGGGTGCGATTACCAGTCAGGTGATGCAGCAGACTGATAAAGAACTGCTGGATGCGGATGAGCATTCGGCGTTGGCACAGGCTTAA
- a CDS encoding GTPase/DUF3482 domain-containing protein, with translation MTNPLKLAVVGHTNVGKTSLLRTLTRDVGFGEVSHRPSTTRHVEGARLSVDGEPLLDLYDTPGLEDAIALLDYLERLERPGERLDGPARLARFLDGSEARQRFEQEAKVLRQLLASDAGLYVIDAREPVLAKYRDELEVLASCGKPLLPVLNFVSSANHREPAWREALARLGLHALVRFDSVAPPEDGERRLYESLALLLESARPQLERLIADQQAQRLARQQSAERLIAELLIDCAACRRSVVSEAEQEQQAISALRKAVRQREQRCVEALLKLYAFRPQDAAASDLPLLDGRWGDDLFNPETLKQLGVRVGGGIAAGAAAGAGVDLLVGGITLGAAALAGAIAGGALQTARSYGSRLLGKIKGQRELTVDDNVLRLLALRQRQLLQALNARGHAAMDSIQVATPQDKSWREGKLPEALNKARAHPQWSSLNPHPKLNQGERQEQIEVLAQHL, from the coding sequence ATGACTAACCCTCTGAAACTCGCCGTCGTCGGCCACACCAACGTCGGCAAAACCTCGCTGTTGCGTACCCTGACCCGTGACGTGGGTTTCGGTGAGGTGTCCCACCGTCCGAGCACCACACGGCATGTCGAAGGCGCGCGGTTGTCGGTGGACGGCGAGCCACTGCTCGATCTCTACGACACCCCGGGCCTGGAAGACGCCATCGCCCTGCTCGACTACCTCGAACGCCTGGAGCGGCCTGGCGAACGCCTCGACGGCCCGGCGCGGCTGGCGCGTTTCCTGGATGGCAGCGAAGCCCGACAGCGTTTCGAACAGGAGGCCAAGGTCCTGCGCCAGCTATTGGCCTCGGATGCCGGGCTCTATGTGATCGACGCCCGGGAGCCGGTGCTGGCCAAGTATCGCGACGAGCTGGAAGTGCTGGCCAGTTGCGGCAAACCCTTGCTGCCGGTGCTGAATTTCGTCAGCAGCGCCAACCACCGCGAACCGGCATGGCGGGAAGCGCTGGCGCGGCTGGGCCTGCATGCCTTGGTGCGTTTCGACAGTGTCGCGCCGCCGGAGGATGGCGAGCGTCGACTCTATGAAAGTCTCGCCCTGCTGCTGGAATCTGCCCGGCCGCAACTCGAACGCCTGATCGCCGATCAGCAAGCCCAGCGTCTGGCTCGCCAACAAAGCGCGGAGCGATTGATTGCCGAATTGCTGATCGATTGCGCGGCTTGTCGGCGCAGCGTGGTCAGTGAAGCCGAGCAGGAACAACAGGCGATCAGCGCACTGCGCAAAGCCGTACGCCAGCGTGAGCAGCGTTGCGTCGAGGCCCTGCTCAAGCTCTACGCCTTCCGCCCACAGGATGCCGCTGCGAGTGATTTGCCGCTGCTCGACGGTCGTTGGGGCGATGACCTGTTCAACCCGGAAACCCTCAAGCAACTGGGCGTGCGCGTCGGTGGAGGTATCGCTGCCGGCGCAGCTGCCGGGGCCGGGGTCGATCTGTTGGTGGGTGGCATCACCCTGGGCGCGGCGGCATTGGCCGGAGCAATTGCCGGCGGCGCCCTGCAAACCGCCCGCAGTTATGGCAGCCGCCTGCTCGGCAAAATCAAGGGCCAGCGCGAACTGACGGTGGATGACAACGTGCTGCGGCTGTTGGCGTTGCGCCAGCGGCAATTGCTGCAAGCGCTTAATGCCCGTGGGCACGCAGCGATGGACAGCATTCAGGTGGCCACGCCACAGGATAAGAGCTGGCGCGAAGGCAAACTGCCCGAGGCGCTGAACAAGGCGCGGGCGCATCCGCAGTGGTCGTCGCTCAATCCTCATCCCAAATTGAATCAGGGGGAGCGGCAGGAGCAGATCGAGGTATTGGCGCAGCACCTCTAG
- a CDS encoding dihydrofolate reductase, producing the protein MTKSLPLSLIAALGENRVIGVDNSMPWHLPGDFKYFKATTLGKPIIMGRKTWDSLGRPLPGRLNIVVSRQADLVLEGAEVYPSLEAAVVRAEAWAKEQGVDELMLIGGAQLYAQGLAQADRLYLTRVALSPEGDAWFPEFDLGRWKLVSNVPNPAEGDKPAYNFEVWEKA; encoded by the coding sequence ATGACTAAATCACTCCCCCTCAGCCTGATCGCAGCCCTCGGTGAAAACCGTGTGATCGGCGTCGACAACAGCATGCCCTGGCACTTGCCGGGGGACTTCAAATATTTCAAGGCCACCACCCTCGGCAAGCCGATCATCATGGGTCGCAAGACCTGGGATTCCCTCGGTCGCCCGCTGCCGGGCCGCTTGAACATCGTGGTCAGCCGTCAGGCGGATCTGGTGCTGGAAGGCGCGGAGGTTTATCCGTCGCTGGAAGCCGCCGTCGTTCGCGCTGAAGCATGGGCGAAGGAACAGGGCGTCGATGAGCTGATGCTGATTGGTGGTGCGCAGTTGTATGCGCAAGGGCTGGCCCAAGCCGATCGGTTGTACCTGACCCGCGTGGCGCTGAGCCCGGAAGGGGATGCGTGGTTTCCGGAGTTTGATTTGGGCCGGTGGAAGCTGGTGTCGAATGTGCCAAACCCGGCTGAAGGGGACAAGCCGGCGTACAACTTTGAAGTCTGGGAAAAAGCTTAA
- a CDS encoding phosphonate degradation HD-domain oxygenase, whose translation MERKEQVIAEVFALYERFGDSDYIGEPVSQIEHMSQAAELAMAEGFDDEVVLAAFFHDIGHICADSAENMGGFGVVSHERLGADYLRRAGFSERMARLVEYHVQAKRYLTLKEAGYYERLSEASRRTLEYQGGVMTAEEAQAFEQDPLCAVSLRMRQWDEMAKEMHVPVIDLAVLKDKAVRLLAA comes from the coding sequence ATGGAGCGTAAAGAGCAAGTGATCGCCGAAGTGTTCGCTCTCTACGAGCGCTTTGGCGACAGCGACTACATCGGCGAGCCGGTGTCGCAGATCGAGCACATGTCCCAGGCCGCAGAGCTGGCCATGGCTGAGGGCTTCGATGATGAAGTGGTGCTGGCGGCGTTCTTCCATGACATCGGGCATATCTGCGCCGACAGTGCCGAGAACATGGGTGGCTTCGGCGTGGTCAGCCATGAGCGCCTGGGCGCGGATTATTTGCGCCGCGCCGGATTCAGCGAGCGCATGGCGCGGTTGGTCGAATACCACGTGCAGGCCAAGCGTTATCTGACGCTCAAGGAGGCGGGATACTACGAGCGCCTGAGCGAAGCCAGTCGCCGGACCCTGGAATATCAGGGCGGGGTGATGACGGCTGAAGAGGCGCAGGCGTTCGAGCAGGACCCGCTGTGTGCCGTGAGTTTGCGCATGCGCCAGTGGGATGAAATGGCGAAAGAGATGCACGTGCCGGTGATTGATCTGGCGGTGTTGAAGGACAAGGCGGTGCGCCTGTTGGCTGCATAA
- the ilvD gene encoding dihydroxy-acid dehydratase, whose product MPDYRSKTSTHGRNMAGARALWRATGMKDDDFKKPIIAIANSFTQFVPGHVHLKDLGQLVAREIERAGGVAKEFNTIAVDDGIAMGHDGMLYSLPSREIIADSVEYMVNAHCADAIVCISNCDKITPGMLMASLRLNIPVIFVSGGPMEAGKTKLASHGLDLVDAMVIAADSSASDEKVAEYERSACPTCGSCSGMFTANSMNCLVEALGLALPGNGSTLATHSDREQLFLQAGRTIVELCKRYYGENDESVLPRNIANFQAFENAMTLDIAMGGSTNTILHLLAAAQEAEIDFDLRDIDRLSRHVPQLCKVAPNIQKYHMEDVHRAGGIFSILGSLARGGLLHTQLPTVHSRSMEEAIAKWDITQTTDEAVHHFFKAGPAGIPTQTAFSQSTRWETLDDDRENGCIRSVEHAYSQEGGLAVLYGNIALDGCVVKTAGVDESIHVFEGNAKIFESQDSAVRGILVDEVKEGDIVIIRYEGPKGGPGMQEMLYPTSYLKSKGLGKACALLTDGRFSGGTSGLSIGHASPEAAAGGAIGLVQDGDKVLIDIPNRSINLLVSDEELAARRVEQDKKGWKPVEVRPRKVTTALKAYALLATSADKGAVRNKAMLDGL is encoded by the coding sequence ATGCCTGATTACCGCTCGAAAACATCCACCCACGGCCGCAACATGGCCGGTGCCCGCGCACTGTGGCGCGCCACGGGGATGAAAGATGACGACTTCAAGAAGCCGATCATCGCCATTGCCAACTCCTTCACCCAGTTCGTACCCGGCCACGTGCACCTCAAGGACCTGGGCCAACTGGTCGCCCGCGAGATCGAACGCGCTGGCGGCGTGGCAAAGGAATTCAACACCATCGCTGTCGATGACGGCATCGCCATGGGCCACGACGGCATGCTCTATTCGCTGCCGAGCCGCGAGATCATCGCCGACTCCGTCGAGTACATGGTCAACGCCCACTGCGCCGATGCGATCGTCTGCATTTCCAACTGCGACAAGATCACCCCTGGCATGCTGATGGCGTCCCTTCGCCTGAACATCCCGGTGATCTTCGTCTCCGGCGGTCCGATGGAAGCCGGCAAGACCAAACTCGCCTCCCACGGCCTCGACCTGGTCGACGCCATGGTGATCGCCGCCGACTCCAGCGCTTCTGACGAGAAAGTCGCCGAGTACGAGCGTAGCGCCTGCCCGACCTGCGGTTCGTGCTCCGGCATGTTCACCGCCAACTCGATGAACTGCCTGGTCGAAGCGCTGGGTCTGGCATTGCCGGGCAACGGTTCGACCCTGGCCACCCACAGTGACCGCGAGCAGTTGTTCCTGCAGGCCGGCCGCACCATCGTCGAGCTGTGCAAGCGTTACTACGGCGAGAACGACGAGTCAGTATTGCCGCGCAACATCGCCAACTTCCAGGCGTTCGAAAACGCCATGACCCTGGACATCGCCATGGGCGGTTCCACCAATACCATCCTGCACTTGCTGGCTGCTGCCCAGGAAGCCGAGATCGATTTCGACCTGCGCGACATCGACCGTCTGTCCCGTCACGTGCCGCAACTGTGCAAGGTCGCGCCGAACATCCAGAAGTACCACATGGAAGACGTGCACCGCGCCGGCGGGATCTTCAGCATCCTCGGTTCGCTGGCCCGTGGTGGTTTGCTGCACACCCAGCTGCCGACCGTGCACAGCCGCAGCATGGAAGAAGCCATCGCCAAGTGGGACATCACCCAGACCACCGACGAAGCGGTGCACCACTTCTTCAAGGCCGGTCCGGCAGGCATCCCGACGCAAACCGCGTTCAGCCAGTCGACCCGCTGGGAAACCCTGGACGACGACCGTGAAAACGGCTGCATCCGCAGTGTCGAGCATGCGTACTCGCAAGAAGGCGGCCTGGCCGTGCTCTACGGCAACATCGCCCTGGACGGCTGCGTGGTGAAAACCGCTGGCGTCGACGAGTCGATCCACGTGTTCGAAGGCAACGCGAAGATCTTCGAAAGCCAGGACAGCGCCGTTCGCGGGATCCTTGTTGACGAAGTGAAAGAAGGCGACATCGTCATCATTCGCTACGAAGGCCCGAAAGGCGGCCCGGGCATGCAGGAAATGCTCTACCCGACGTCGTACCTGAAATCCAAAGGCCTGGGCAAAGCCTGCGCCCTGCTCACCGACGGCCGTTTCTCCGGCGGTACTTCGGGCCTGTCCATCGGCCACGCTTCGCCTGAAGCCGCTGCCGGTGGCGCGATTGGTCTGGTGCAGGACGGCGACAAAGTGCTGATCGACATTCCGAACCGCTCGATCAACCTGTTGGTCAGCGATGAAGAACTGGCTGCACGCCGGGTCGAGCAGGACAAGAAAGGCTGGAAACCGGTGGAAGTGCGTCCACGTAAAGTGACCACCGCACTGAAAGCCTACGCCCTGCTGGCCACCAGTGCCGACAAGGGTGCCGTGCGTAACAAAGCGATGCTTGACGGGCTGTAA
- a CDS encoding haloacid dehalogenase-like hydrolase: MKFAPKLLAAALCLGLAGQVLATDLKHWPADQAKALEAMIAANANKGNYAVFDMDNTSYRYDLEESLLPFMENKGLITRDKLDPSLKLMPFKDTADHKESLFSYYYRLCELDDMVCYPWVAQVFSGFTLKELKGYVDEMMASGKPVPATYYEGDVVKKLDVNPPKIFTGQQELYNKLMENGIEVYVMTAASEELVRMVAADPKYGYNVKPQNVIGVSLLLKDPKTGELTTARKQVTAGKYDEKANLGLELTPYLWTPATWMAGKQAAILTYIDEWKKPVLVGGDTPSSDGYMLFHSVDVAKGGIHLWVNRKDKYMTQINGMMAKNAAAQAKEGLTVTADKNWVIVKPEDIQ; encoded by the coding sequence ATGAAGTTCGCACCGAAATTACTGGCAGCAGCACTTTGCCTGGGCCTCGCCGGCCAGGTGCTTGCAACGGATCTGAAACACTGGCCCGCCGATCAGGCCAAGGCGCTGGAGGCGATGATCGCCGCCAACGCCAACAAGGGTAACTACGCGGTGTTCGACATGGACAACACCAGTTACCGCTACGACCTCGAAGAGTCGTTGCTGCCGTTCATGGAGAACAAGGGCCTGATCACCCGCGACAAGCTCGATCCCTCCCTGAAGCTGATGCCGTTCAAGGACACCGCCGACCACAAGGAAAGCCTGTTCAGCTACTACTACCGTCTCTGTGAACTCGACGACATGGTTTGCTACCCATGGGTCGCCCAGGTGTTCTCCGGCTTTACGCTCAAGGAACTCAAGGGTTATGTCGACGAGATGATGGCGTCCGGCAAGCCGGTGCCGGCCACCTATTACGAAGGCGATGTGGTCAAGAAGCTTGACGTCAACCCGCCGAAGATCTTCACCGGGCAGCAAGAGTTGTACAACAAGTTGATGGAGAACGGCATCGAGGTCTACGTGATGACCGCCGCCTCCGAAGAACTGGTGCGCATGGTCGCGGCCGATCCGAAGTACGGTTACAACGTCAAACCGCAGAACGTGATCGGCGTGTCGCTGCTGCTCAAGGACCCGAAGACTGGCGAACTGACCACCGCGCGCAAGCAGGTCACCGCCGGCAAGTATGACGAGAAGGCCAACCTCGGCCTCGAACTGACCCCGTACCTGTGGACCCCGGCAACCTGGATGGCCGGCAAGCAGGCAGCGATCCTGACCTACATCGACGAGTGGAAAAAACCGGTGCTGGTTGGCGGCGATACCCCGAGCAGCGACGGTTACATGCTGTTCCACAGTGTTGACGTGGCCAAGGGCGGCATTCACCTGTGGGTCAATCGCAAGGACAAGTACATGACCCAGATCAACGGCATGATGGCCAAGAACGCCGCGGCCCAGGCCAAGGAAGGGTTGACGGTGACGGCTGACAAGAACTGGGTGATCGTGAAGCCGGAAGACATCCAGTAA
- a CDS encoding DUF2868 domain-containing protein, protein MTELNNLWLTETIRLREEYAGPLEDLEANRLARSAGGDLPSRIQRRALWLAERDGLADALKHWLQGARLALIVMAVLAVISGAGLAFAAMGDGLHPVNVFWALGSLLGLNLILLLSWTLGLLFAGEHGASLGRLWLWLSEKLARDAKAAQLAPALLLLLQRQKLNRWAIGVLVNSLWLLAMLSALVILLTLMATRRYGFVWETTILSADTFIAVTQALGALPALLGFSVPTEEMIRASGDAALNIESARQAWAAWLVGVLLVYGVLPRLLLALFCLWRWKSGQPALRLDLNLPGYAQLRERLMPTSERLGISDAAPEQLHRVESGVSEQQSDGALLVAIELDDDRPWPPQLPKNVSNAGILDSRESRHKLLEQLSRFPPARLAIACDPRRSPDRGSLALIAELARSASATRVWLLQAPPGEALDAERLGDWHVALQQLELPFADCAPMNWLETGHD, encoded by the coding sequence GTGACTGAACTGAATAACCTCTGGCTGACAGAAACCATCCGCCTGCGCGAAGAGTACGCCGGCCCTCTGGAAGACCTTGAAGCCAACCGACTGGCCCGCAGCGCCGGGGGCGATTTGCCGTCGCGCATTCAACGCCGGGCCCTGTGGCTAGCCGAGCGTGATGGCCTGGCCGATGCTCTCAAACACTGGCTGCAAGGCGCGCGACTGGCGCTGATCGTCATGGCGGTGCTGGCGGTGATCAGCGGCGCCGGCCTGGCCTTTGCTGCAATGGGTGACGGCCTGCACCCAGTAAATGTGTTCTGGGCCTTGGGCAGTCTGCTCGGACTCAATTTGATCCTGCTGCTGAGTTGGACCCTGGGCCTGCTGTTTGCCGGCGAACACGGTGCCAGCCTCGGCCGCTTGTGGCTGTGGCTAAGTGAAAAACTCGCCCGGGACGCCAAAGCCGCGCAACTGGCTCCGGCCCTGCTGCTGTTGCTGCAACGGCAGAAACTCAATCGCTGGGCAATCGGCGTGCTGGTCAACAGCCTGTGGTTGCTGGCGATGCTCAGCGCCTTGGTCATTCTGCTGACGCTGATGGCGACCCGACGCTATGGCTTCGTCTGGGAAACCACCATCCTCAGTGCCGACACCTTTATCGCCGTAACCCAGGCCCTCGGCGCGCTGCCGGCCCTGCTCGGCTTCAGCGTGCCGACCGAGGAGATGATCCGCGCCAGTGGCGACGCCGCACTGAACATCGAAAGTGCCCGCCAGGCCTGGGCCGCCTGGCTGGTGGGCGTATTGCTGGTCTACGGCGTTTTGCCGCGCCTGCTGCTCGCGCTGTTTTGCCTGTGGCGCTGGAAGTCGGGTCAACCGGCGCTGCGTCTGGATTTGAACCTGCCCGGCTACGCACAGCTTCGCGAACGCTTGATGCCCACCAGCGAACGTCTCGGCATCAGCGATGCGGCGCCTGAGCAACTGCATCGCGTGGAAAGCGGTGTCAGCGAACAACAAAGTGATGGTGCTCTATTGGTCGCCATCGAACTGGATGACGACCGCCCGTGGCCACCGCAATTGCCGAAAAACGTCAGCAACGCCGGCATCCTCGACAGCCGCGAATCGCGGCACAAACTACTCGAACAACTGAGCCGCTTTCCCCCCGCGCGCCTGGCCATTGCGTGCGATCCACGGCGCTCGCCGGATCGCGGCAGCCTGGCCTTGATTGCCGAACTGGCCCGCAGCGCCAGCGCCACCCGCGTGTGGTTGTTGCAGGCGCCCCCCGGTGAAGCGCTGGACGCCGAACGCCTGGGCGACTGGCACGTGGCGCTGCAACAGCTTGAGCTGCCGTTTGCCGATTGCGCACCGATGAACTGGCTGGAGACGGGTCATGACTAA
- a CDS encoding transposase codes for MSNAPHAHHLRTGRYSETGRIYLLTAVTHQRQPIFKDWHMGHMVVSEFRKASEDGQASSIAWVVMPDHFHWLVELHNGDLPKLMQATKSRSARAINKARGCHETLWQKGYFDRALRREDDLKAMARYIVANPLRAGLVDHIGEYPLWDAIWL; via the coding sequence ATGTCCAACGCACCCCATGCCCATCACTTACGCACCGGCCGCTATTCGGAAACCGGCCGGATTTATTTGCTCACAGCTGTCACCCACCAGCGACAACCCATCTTCAAGGACTGGCATATGGGTCATATGGTGGTAAGCGAATTCAGGAAGGCGTCTGAGGACGGCCAAGCCTCCTCTATTGCCTGGGTGGTCATGCCGGATCACTTTCACTGGCTGGTCGAGTTGCATAACGGTGATTTGCCGAAACTGATGCAAGCCACCAAATCTCGAAGCGCCCGCGCTATCAACAAGGCGAGAGGCTGTCACGAGACGCTATGGCAAAAAGGTTATTTTGACCGGGCGTTGCGTCGCGAGGACGATCTGAAAGCGATGGCCCGATATATCGTTGCCAACCCATTGCGAGCAGGGCTAGTCGACCATATCGGCGAATATCCGCTATGGGACGCCATCTGGCTCTGA